One Gossypium raimondii isolate GPD5lz chromosome 3, ASM2569854v1, whole genome shotgun sequence genomic window carries:
- the LOC105796832 gene encoding protein RALF-like 33 codes for MGSSRISFTFLAISTILAVHVALSSSSPTLDSVGGYFLPIKPECSGSIAECLMLSGEGFSDFDAEFAMDSEISRRILARTRYISYGALRRNTVPCSRRGASYYNCRPGAQANPYSRGCSRITRCRR; via the coding sequence ATGGGAAGCTCTAGAATCTCCTTCACTTTCCTCGCCATTTCCACCATCCTGGCCGTCCACGTGGCGCTCTCGTCTTCGTCTCCCACTCTCGACTCCGTCGGCGGCTATTTCCTCCCGATTAAACCGGAATGCAGCGGATCCATCGCCGAGTGCCTGATGCTAAGCGGGGAGGGATTTTCGGACTTCGATGCTGAGTTCGCCATGGACTCCGAGATCAGCAGGCGCATTTTAGCCAGGACTCGCTACATTAGCTACGGTGCGTTGAGGAGGAACACGGTGCCATGCTCGCGACGTGGTGCGTCCTACTATAACTGCCGGCCGGGAGCTCAGGCTAATCCTTACTCACGCGGGTGCAGTAGAATTACGCGCTGTCGGCgttag
- the LOC105795638 gene encoding uncharacterized protein LOC105795638 has protein sequence MESTALNGRMARWQILLSEFDIVYVSQKAIKGSAIADFLASRALEDYEPLSFDFPNEDLLCIVATEENPQKGHSWKLNFDGASNAVGNGIGAVLVSLNGDHYPFTCKLDFDCTNNMAEYEVCIMGIRAAIERGIKVLEVYGDSALVIYQLKGEWETRDPKLVSYRKLVLELIKEFEDITFCYLPRDKNQMADALATLASMIKVNRYEDMKPIQMSIYEDPAHCYNIEEGEIDDSPWYQDILRYVKNREYPGQATENEKRTLRRLAIDYVLDGEILYKRGKDQVLLRCVDAVEAKKILEEIHEGICGTHSSGTSTGATPFSLVYGMEAVLPIEVEIPSLRVLTELHLDEAKWVQSRYDQLNLVEGKRLKAIQHGQMYQKRMMRAYNKKAFSGGALILAEMDGRTLPNPVNSDSVKRCFT, from the exons atggagtcaaccgCTTTGAATGGGAGGATGGCCCGATGGCAGATCTTACTGtctgaatttgatattgtcTATGTGAGCCAAAAAGCTATAAAAGGGAGCGCAATAGCTGACTTTCTGGCTAGTAGGGCTTTGGAAGATTACGAACCGTTAagttttgattttccaaatgaagaCTTGTTGTGTATAGTCGCTACTGAAGAAAATCCCCAAAAAGGCCACAGTTGGAAgctaaactttgatggagcctcgAATGCTGTGggcaatggaattggggcagtcttaGTATCCCTGAATGGTgatcattatcctttcacttgcaaattggattttgattgcacaaacaATATGGCAGAATACGAAGTGTGCATCATGGGTATTCGTGCAGCCATAGAGCGAGGAATCAAAGTATTAGAGGTCTATGGAGATTCAGCATTGGTGATATATCAGCTCAAGGGTGAGTGGGAGACGAGAGATCCCAAATTAGTCAGCTATCGAAAGTTGGTCCTTGAATTGATTAAAGAGTTTGAGGACATCACTTTTtgctatctcccacgagatAAGAACCAGATGGCCGATGCACTagctactttagcttccatgatcaAGGTGAACAGATATGAGGATATGAAGCCAATCCAAATGAGTATCTATGAAGACCCGGCTCATTGTTacaatattgaagaaggagaaaTCGATGATAGTCCTTGGTATCAAGATATACTACGATATGTAAAAAATCGTGAGTATCCTGGCCaagcaacagagaatgaaaagagaactCTGAGAAGATTAGCCATTGATTACgtcttagatggagagatcTTATACAAGAGGGGAAAAGATCAGGTTctgttaagatgtgtggacgccGTGGAAGCAAAGAAAATCCTGGAGGAAATCCATGAGGGCATCTGTGGAACGCATTCCAGTGG GACCTCcaccggggcaacgcctttctcctTAGTTTATGGCATGGAGGCAGTCTTGCCCAtcgaagttgaaatcccttctctccgggTTTTGACCGAGCTACATTTGGATGAAGCAAAATGGGTTCAGTCTCGATACGACCAGTTGAACTTGGTAGAGGGAAAAAGACTAAAGGCTATTCAgcatggtcagatgtaccaaaaaagaatgatgcgagcctacaacAAGAAG gccttttctggaggagccCTGATCCTGGCTGAAATGGATGGAAGAACCTTGCCTAATCCagtaaattcagattcagtcaagagaTGCTTTACTTGA
- the LOC105796835 gene encoding xyloglucan 6-xylosyltransferase 2 → MLNRWLKVRRSRAKIIVLCFVVAVIVLHGTFNPVNPGYSADENQNHHSDAHSKRVESRRLLEEAQNDAAQGDNNDNKSYAEFDIAKILIDEEEGEKEKPDPNKPYSLGPKISDWDQQRSEWLKTNPDFPNFIGPNKPRVLLVTGSSPKPCENPVGDHYLLKSIKNKIDYCRLHGIEIFYNMALLDAEMAGFWAKLPLIRKLLLSHPEIEFLWWMDSDAMFTDMAYELPWERYKDFNMVMHGWNEMVYNDKNWIGLNTGSFLLRNCQWSLDLLDAWAPMGPKGKVREEAGKILTRELKDRPVFEADDQSAIVYLLVKERAKWGEKVYLENAYYLHGYWGILVDRYEEMIENYHPGLGDHRWPLVTHFVGCKPCGKFGDYSVERCLRQMDRAFNFGDNQILQMYGFTHKSLASRRVKRVRNETANPLEVKDELGLLHPSFKAVKVSPSS, encoded by the coding sequence ATGTTGAACCGGTGGTTAAAGGTTCGCCGCTCCCGAGCCAAAATAATCGTTCTCTGCTTTGTAGTAGCGGTCATCGTCCTACATGGCACCTTCAACCCCGTAAATCCCGGTTACTCCGCCGATGAAAACCAAAACCACCACTCCGACGCTCATAGCAAGCGGGTTGAGTCCCGCCGCTTACTCGAAGAAGCTCAAAACGACGCCGCTCAGGGTGACAACAACGACAATAAGAGCTACGCGGAATTTGATATCGCCAAGATTCTCATCGatgaagaagaaggagaaaaggAAAAACCCGACCCGAACAAGCCGTACTCTCTCGGACCTAAAATATCCGATTGGGATCAACAAAGATCCGAATGGCTCAAAACCAACCCGGATTTCCCAAACTTCATCGGTCCAAACAAGCCCCGTGTCCTCCTCGTCACCGGTTCATCACCCAAACCGTGCGAAAACCCGGTCGGTGATCATTACTTATTGAAATCGATAAAGAACAAGATCGATTACTGCAGGTTACACGGGATCGAGATTTTTTACAACATGGCGTTATTGGATGCGGAAATGGCGGGGTTTTGGGCAAAACTACCATTGATTAGGAAGCTATTGCTTTCCCATCCCGAAATCGAGTTCCTTTGGTGGATGGACAGTGATGCGATGTTTACGGATATGGCGTACGAGCTCccatgggaaaggtacaaagattTCAATATGGTCATGCATGGGTGGAATGAAATGGTTTACAATGATAAGAATTGGATTGGTTTAAACACGGGTAGTTTCTTGTTAAGGAATTGTCAATGGTCGCTTGATCTTTTAGATGCTTGGGCTCCTATGGGTCCGAAAGGGAAGGTTAGGGAAGAAGCTGGGAAAATTTTGACTAGGGAGTTAAAGGATAGGCCAGTTTTTGAAGCCGATGATCAGTCCGCCATAGTTTACTTGTTGGTCAAGGAAAGAGCTAAATGGGGTGAAAAAGTATATCTAGAGAATGCTTATTATTTGCATGGTTATTGGGGGATTTTGGTGGATCGTTACGAGGAAATGATAGAGAACTATCATCCTGGATTAGGGGATCATCGATGGCCTTTGGTTACTCATTTCGTTGGGTGTAAACCGTGCGGCAAGTTCGGGGATTATTCTGTCGAGAGGTGTTTGAGACAAATGGATAGAGCTTTCAATTTTGGCGATAATCAGATCTTGCAAATGTATGGGTTTACGCATAAATCGCTGGCTAGTCGGAGAGTTAAACGAGTTAGGAATGAGACCGCTAATCCACTTGAAGTTAAAGATGAGTTGGGATTGCTTCATCCATCGTTTAAAGCTGTTAAGGTCTCTCCTTCTTCATAA
- the LOC105796834 gene encoding heat shock factor-binding protein gives MDGNDSVDSKQDTTDMALFVQNLLQQMQSRFQTMSDSIITKIDEMGSRIDELEQSINDLKAEMGAENSSPPVPPADDSKSPNES, from the exons ATG GATGGGAATGATTCTGTAGATTCAAAACAGGACACTACGGATATGGCACTTTTC GTCCAGAATTTACTTCAACAGATG CAATCAAGGTTCCAAACAATGTCTGATTCCATCATCACGAAGA TCGATGAGATGGGCAGCAGGATAGATGAGCTAGAACAAAGCATCAATGATCTCAAAGCAGAGATGGGTGCAGAGAACTCTTCTCCTCCAGTTCCTCCTGCGGATGATTCCAAGTCACCCAATGAATCCTAA